A region from the Nematostella vectensis chromosome 13, jaNemVect1.1, whole genome shotgun sequence genome encodes:
- the LOC5501208 gene encoding U-box domain-containing protein 33 produces the protein MARREGYFILLKDIENPSLAEKSSWWNVLTSYVSSNEDDECEVPTQRYLALKGEILQALDPEKQPTDPNKIALRGAKQICLRFECDLEDVEAISETDAQLLLAVLSYPERLRIINEEGVIGEFLCEGSKVNVVLKELKKEVAGVVRYMGPVSPYDGIMFGIEIMDPRYRRAGTCDGAVQCNRYFRCAPKSGIFVSVERLRWKTEFDKKKASDDSGAQGEAFVDGKGLRSHKIPELHKSADKRFGIQNLEAKENDCKENKNNGEILQCSFYNDGKSDNDMKPDTTTEEVKVLQRSLSEKEQLLEEKTFKLQQQALFWEERLSIEKQEKKLCEEKLAELQCMVSKESLRVIMLEGRLEEEHKNWTIQRQAFHRDLEEFEHRLLEERAEKTRLEEDLALARRQVEEEQENKNRVEQELEAFKVTSAEQQQELQRQNELLEWRVRELESSTSNDDQVDKTAEACDWILSRDEIHVTEKRLGVGGWGQVMVGKFRACDVAVKQIHELILSPHNRRLFEREMSIASRCRHPCLLQFIGATNDDGKPLFVTELLDTNLRAVLESRGLDNAEIALISLDVAMALNYLHLNKPIPIIHRDISSANVLLWRRDNCWHAKVSDYGAANFMRHCRTVNPGAVIYSAPEALSVNQTPKIDVYSFGLLLCEMCIRELPVPGHTHRQIAMVTNTDLRDLINQCVHQEHEKRPDMVNVIDVLGKITI, from the exons ATGGCAAGACGAGAAGGATACTTCATACTTCTCAAAGACATAGAAAACCCAAGCCTTGCAGAGAAAAGTTCGTGGTGGAATGTTCTAACGAGTTATGTGAGCTCCAACGAAGACGATGAATGCGAAGTCCCAACTCAAAGGTATCTTGCTCTAAAAGGAGAAATTTTACAAGCTTTAGACCCCGAAAAACAACCGACAGATCCCAACAAAATAGCCTTACGGGGTGCTAAACAGATTTGCCTCCGATTTGAATGTGATCTAGAGGATGTGGAAGCTATTAGTGAAACTGATGCCCAACTTCTCCTAGCCGTACTGTCATATCCGGAAAGACTGAGAATTATCAATGAAGAAGGTGTGATTGGTGAGTTTTTATGCGAAGGAAGTAAAGTCAATGTGGTTCTCAAGGAACTGAAGAAGGAGGTAGCGGGTGTGGTGAGATACATGGGACCAGTGTCCCCATATGACGGAATCATGTTTGGGATTGAAATAATG GACCCACGGTATCGCAGGGCGGGGACATGTGACGGGGCAGTCCAGTGTAATCGCTACTtccgctgtgcccccaaaAGTGGTATTTTTGTCTCAGTTGAGCGACTCAGGTGGAAAACTGAATTTGACaagaaaaaag CTTCTGATGATAGTGGGGCACAGGGTGAAGCTTTTGTGGATGGAAAGGGACTTAGATCTCATAAAATCCCAGAACTACATAAAAGTGCAGACAAAAGATTTGGAATTCAAAATCTTGAAGCCAAGGAAAATGAttgcaaagaaaacaaaaataatggtGAAATTTTACAATGTTCTTTTTACAATGATGGAAAAAGTGATAATGATATGAAGCCTGATACTACTACAGAAGAGGTTAAAGTCTTGCAAAGAAGTTTATCTGAAAAGGAACAATTGTTGgaagaaaaaacatttaaattaCAACAACAAGCTCTTTTTTGGGAGGAAAGGCTTAGTATAGAGAAACAGGAAAAAAAGCTGTGCGAGGAGAAATTAGCAGAGCTACAATGTATGGTTAGTAAAGAGAGTTTGAGAGTAATTATGCTTGAAGGGCGCCTAGAGGAGGAACATAAAAATTGGACAATTCAAAGACAGGCTTTCCATAGAGatttggaggagtttgagcaCAGGTTGCTTGAAGAGAGAGCAGAAAAAACAAGGCTAGAGGAAGATCTTGCACTTGCACGTCGCCAAGTTGAGGAGgaacaagaaaacaagaacAGAGTAGAACAGGAACTTGAAGCTTTTAAAGTAACCTCTgcagaacaacaacaagaactaCAACGGCAGAATGAACTCCTTGAATGGCGTGTACGTGAGCTTGAGTCATCCACATCGAATGATGATCAGGTCGACAAAACAGCAGAGGCTTGTGATTGGATTCTGAGTCGCGATGAGATTCATGTGACTGAGAAGCGGCTGGGTGTAGGAGGATGGGGACAGGTCATGGTCGGAAAGTTCCGTGCCTGTGATGTTGCTGTCAAGCAGATTCATGAGTTAATTTTATCACCACATAACAGGCGCTTGTTTGAACGGGAAATGAGTATTGCATCCAGATGTCGTCATCCATGTCTTTTACAGTTCATTGGTGCAACAAATGATGATGGAAAGCCCTTATTTGTCACTGAGCTGCTAGACACAAACCTTAGAGCTGTGTTGGAATCAAGAGGCTTAGACAACGCTGAGATTGCCTTGATCAGCCTGGATGTTGCAATGGCTCTTAATTACTTACACTTGAACAAACCAATTCCCATCATCCACCGTGACATTAGCAGTGCTAATGTGCTGCTATGGCGACGGGACAACTGCTGGCATGCGAAGGTGTCAGATTATGGTGCAGCTAATTTCATGCGTCACTGCCGCACAGTGAATCCAGGCGCTGTCATCTACTCTGCACCAGAGGCCCTCTCAGTCAATCAAACCCCAAAG ATTGATGTGTACAGCTTTGGTCTTCTTCTCTGTGAAATGTGTATCCGAGAACTCCCAGTTCCAGGTCACACCCATAGACAGATTGCCATGGTAACAAACACTGACTTGCGAGACCTTATCAACCAATGTGTGCATCAAGAGCATGAAAAGCGACCAGACATGGTAAACGTAATTGATGTGTTAGGTAAAATTACAATCTAA
- the LOC5501212 gene encoding putative methyltransferase-like protein 7A: MGLFTLRKIGLVVIGISAVVGSGLSSRFLDTLCSSSAYKSYFATLIKMGRKYQGHSQVTDMDKTMFKGIKETAEQVGGDVLEIGSGTGNALRMLSLPKGSEFIALDPNPHMEKHFREELDRFPDVKLKAYLVQGGEDLSGIASDSLAVVFVCDVLCSVPEDSLDQLLGEVKRVLKPGGRFYFIEHIADESGTWRRSWQRLLSSQLGVWPRLFGNCHCDRDTDKAIQMAGFRELEMEKAYLSNEEKSLFVRKFMYFIAYFVSGNAKK, from the exons ATGGGCCTCTTTACTTTACGGAAAATCGGGCTAGTTGTTATAGGAATATCTGCAGTAGTAGGTTCAGGGCTGAGCTCTAGATTTCTTGACACATTATGCTCATCCAGCGCATACAAGAGTTATTTTGCGACGCTTATTAAAATGGGTCGAAAATACCAGGGCCACTCACAAGTCACAGATATGGACAAGACAATGTTCAAAGGAATCAAGGAAACAGCCGAGCAGGTTGGAGGTGATGTTCTTGAAATAGGAAGTGGAACAGGCAATGCTTTGAGAATGTTATCTTTGCCAAAGGGCAGTGAATTCATCGCGTTAGACCCAAACCCTCACATGGAAAAACACTTCAGAGAAGAGTTGGACCGCTTTCCTGATGTGAAGCTGAAGGCATATTTAGTACAAGGAGGGGAGGACTTGAGCGGGATAGCCAGTGATTCACTTGCGGTGGTGTTTGTTTGTGATGTGTTGTGTTCTGTACCCGAGGATAGCTTGGATCAATTGTTGGGAGAAGTAAAAAGAGTTCTAAAACCG GGAGGACGTTTCTATTTTATTGAGCACATAGCTG ATGAATCTGGGACCTGGCGACGATCATGGCAAAGATTACTGTCAAGTCAACTTGGGGTGTGGCCTCGTCTCTTTGGCAACTGTCATTGTGATCGAGACACCGATAAGGCAATACAAATGGCTGGCTTTAGAGAACTTGAAATGGAAAAGGCCTACTTGTCAAATGAGGAAAAAAGTTTGTTTGTGAGAAaatttatgtattttattGCATATTTTGTCAGTGGCAATGCCAAAAAATAG